The Thalassophryne amazonica unplaced genomic scaffold, fThaAma1.1, whole genome shotgun sequence genome contains the following window.
ACCGCGAATCTTCCAGTAGGGCAGGAGACCCGCTGAGGACACCTCCGCCTCCGcctccgcctcctcctcctcctcctcctcctcctcctcctcctcctccagcggAGAATCGACCGCGGATCCAATGATGTGTTTTTCCTCCGCGCCTCCCGGACGGTAACGATCGCCGAGGTCCCGGCTCTCCGCACGTCACGATCGAACGCGCAAAAGCGCGCAGGTTGTGCGTCGATACGCGGAACTTTTCGGAGGGGGGGGTCCGGGGACCGGCACCGACCCGCAGCTTCTCCTGGTCGGTGTTGACGCGGATCTGATGGACGGTCCTGTCCGTCGCCCAGCGGGGATCCTCGCCTCCCCCCCGCCTTCTGAGAACCGGCCCGCGGGCTCCGACATGCTCACCTCCGGCGCCAGCGGCGGAACCAAACCTCTGGCGTTCTCTATTGACCGGATTATGGCCCGGACTCCCGAACCCAAGTCGATACCGCTCCCCAGCTGGATCCAGCCCGGTCCCGCGGGGAAACTGGACTGTCCGTCCTCGGTGCACTGTATGATCCCGCTGGTGCCGCTCGGGTACGAGTCCGGCCACAGGCTCAGCCTCACCGGGCTGGATCCGGGTCACTTCGACGCGTCGCCTTTGGGCTCTCCTGCAGACTTTTTGGGTTTGGGTTTGAACTATAAGAACCAGTCCGAGGACGCGGCTGTGAGCCAAGGCTCCGGACAGTACAAACTCTTCAGACCCCGGATCGTGGACCAGTCCTCGTTCCCCGCCGTGGGCACCGTGTGCTACCTGAACTGCGGCGCGGAAAGCAGCGCGTGCCCCGCCGCCTGCGGATTAGTCAACCTGCACCCGATGACCTCCTACCTGCTGTCCGCGCGTCACAAAGCCTTTATGACGGACAAGAACAAACCGGGTCTGCAGCACGCCGGGGACCGGTACCCTCTGACCGGGGTCCAGGCCTTCAAGGAACTGTCTCCGAGCCAGATCCAGCACTACATGAAGGAGCGGGACCAGATCCTCACGGAAAAGATCTTTAAAGGCCCGGGgtcggcggcggcggcggcggcgcgGCTCGGCGGCTCGTGTCCGAGCGGAAAACCCAAAGTCTTCACCTGTGAGGTCTGCGGGAAGGTCGGTGCCTCCGGTTACCGATTACCGAGAGAAAACTACCCAAAACCTTCAAATGACacggatatttaaaaaaaaaaaaaaaaaaaaagcagcggaAGGACgcaaaactaataaataaatgtgtttatTCTAACTAATTGTAAGTTTTAAatgcatcaataaataaataaaaataaaaatccttttcgatttaaaaaaaaatagatcatGCGCTTGTAATTGATAAGTGATTGATTTTTGTTTGATAAATAATCAGATTAAAGCCTCTGATGAACAATAAAGACTCTTCGAGTTtggacgttttttgtttttttttcaaagcttCAAGTAAACTGCAAGATCCACATTAAACTCTTTCGATTTATTGATTTCATTTTCTATTTGTTTCATTAACACACGTTTACTGTTATCACATCATTTTAGAATAACGGCTGATttaatatttgcaaatataaatacgtcACAGCTTTTCACCCTAAGATAAGTTTCTAATATTTAATAAGAAAATCTGTTTCTAATAAATCACCATTTTTATAAACATTTCATTTGTGAGTGatcattagattttttttattttacttttctccTGACAGTATATTCACTGTATTTGAGTATTTTATTAAATTAAGGGGAACAAAGCTTAATATTGGGATATTTTTGTTcttatttgaaatttgattttcTATTTATAAACAGAGAAAAATGTTAAATTGTAAACGGTTT
Protein-coding sequences here:
- the fezf1 gene encoding fez family zinc finger protein 1 yields the protein MDGPVRRPAGILASPPPSENRPAGSDMLTSGASGGTKPLAFSIDRIMARTPEPKSIPLPSWIQPGPAGKLDCPSSVHCMIPLVPLGYESGHRLSLTGLDPGHFDASPLGSPADFLGLGLNYKNQSEDAAVSQGSGQYKLFRPRIVDQSSFPAVGTVCYLNCGAESSACPAACGLVNLHPMTSYLLSARHKAFMTDKNKPGLQHAGDRYPLTGVQAFKELSPSQIQHYMKERDQILTEKIFKGPGSAAAAAARLGGSCPSGKPKVFTCEVCGKVFNAHYNLTRHMPVHTGARPFVCKVCGKGFRQASTLCRHKIIHTQEKPHKCNQCGKAFNRSSTLNTHTRIHAGYKPFVCEFCGKGFHQKGNYKNHKLTHSGEKQFKCSICSKAFHQVYNLTFHMHTHNDKKPFTCPTCGKGFCRNFDLKKHVRKLHDPAGPQSPPQNN